One Pseudocalidococcus azoricus BACA0444 DNA window includes the following coding sequences:
- the egtD gene encoding L-histidine N(alpha)-methyltransferase: MIATPIQSRLNVIYLEPGQQGRDGEDVVLGLSQPLKTVPPKYFYDGRGSHLFEQICQLPEYYPTRTEMGILHQAAQEIVEITGACELVELGSGSSLKTRILLDAAQAKGQSLHYLPIDVSGSILKDSALALLNDYPNLAVTGIIGTYEQGLSHLPPRKLPERMISFLGSTLGNLTPGECEQFFQWIQASLKPQEYFLLGVDLVKPPKILEAAYNDGQGITAEFNLNLLAHLNWRFDGNFNLNAWQHRAIYNAQAQQIEMYLVSLASQQITLNALDFSCEFQPGELLHTEISRKFNLEQIQAQLRHHQLATVQAWTDEQNWFGVILAQRQS; the protein is encoded by the coding sequence GTGATTGCCACCCCGATTCAATCCCGCTTGAATGTCATCTATCTTGAGCCAGGCCAGCAGGGGCGAGATGGGGAGGATGTGGTCTTGGGGTTATCACAGCCCTTAAAAACGGTTCCTCCCAAGTATTTTTATGATGGGCGCGGCTCGCATCTATTTGAGCAAATTTGCCAGTTACCAGAGTATTATCCAACCCGCACTGAAATGGGAATTCTCCACCAGGCGGCGCAGGAAATTGTTGAGATTACCGGGGCCTGTGAATTGGTGGAGTTGGGCAGTGGGAGTTCGCTGAAAACCCGGATTTTGCTCGATGCCGCCCAGGCCAAGGGACAATCGCTCCATTATTTACCGATAGATGTCAGTGGCAGCATTCTCAAAGATAGTGCCTTAGCTTTACTCAATGACTATCCAAATCTAGCTGTCACAGGAATTATTGGCACCTACGAACAAGGGTTAAGCCATCTGCCCCCCCGGAAACTCCCAGAACGGATGATTAGTTTTTTGGGCAGCACCCTTGGTAATTTAACTCCTGGGGAATGTGAGCAGTTTTTTCAATGGATTCAAGCCAGCCTGAAACCGCAAGAATACTTTCTTTTGGGAGTTGATTTGGTCAAACCGCCGAAGATTTTAGAAGCAGCTTATAACGATGGACAAGGGATCACGGCGGAATTTAATTTAAATTTGTTGGCTCACCTGAATTGGCGTTTTGATGGCAACTTTAACTTAAACGCCTGGCAACATCGAGCAATTTATAACGCCCAGGCCCAGCAAATTGAAATGTATTTAGTCAGTCTTGCCTCACAGCAGATTACCTTAAATGCCCTAGACTTTAGCTGTGAATTTCAACCCGGTGAACTCCTCCATACGGAAATCTCCCGCAAGTTTAACTTAGAGCAAATTCAAGCCCAACTGCGACACCATCAATTGGCAACCGTCCAGGCCTGGACTGATGAGCAGAACTGGTTTGGGGTGA